A window of Roseateles sp. XES5 genomic DNA:
AGGGCGGATTTCATTAGCGATGGGCGTTCAGCGAGATGACGTTGTGCATCGTCTCGTCGGCCGTGGAAAGGAACTTCTTGATGTTGCGCGCCGCCTGGCGGATGCGGTGTTCGTTCTCCACCAGCGCGAGACGGACGTAGTCGTCGCCAAGCTCGCCGAAGCCGACGCCCGGGGCAACCGCGACATCCGCCTTCTCGACGAGCAGCTTGGAAAATTCGAGCGAACCGAGATGACGGAACTTTTCCGGGATTTTCGCCCAGGCGAACATGGTCGCGGCCGGCGGCGGCACCTCGAAGCCGGCCTTGCCGAAGGTCTCGACCATCACGTCGCGGCGGCGCTTGTAGACATTGCGCACTTCCGCGATGTCGGAACCGTCGCCGTTGAGGGCGTGGGTGGCCGCCACCTGGATCGGCGTGAAGGCGCCGTAGTCGAGATAGGACTTCACACGGGTCAGCGCGGCGATCAGGCGCTCGTTGCCGACGGCAAAGCCCATGCGCCAGCCGGGCATGGAGAAGGTCTTGGACATGGAGGTGAATTCCACCGTGATGTCCATGGCGCCCGGCACTTCCAGCACGGAGGGCGGCGGCGTGTCGTCGAAGTAGATTTCCGAATAGGCCAGGTCGGAGAGCACGATGATGTCGTGCTTCTTCGCGAAGGCGATGACGTCCTTGTAGAAATCGAGCGTGGCGACCTGCGCCGTCGGGTTCGACGGGTAGTTGAGGATCAGCGCCAGCGGCTTGGGGATCGAGTGGCGCACGGCGCGCTCGAGCGGCGGGAAGAAGCTCTCGTCCGGCTCGACCGAAATGGAACGGATGACGCCGCCGGTCATCAGGAAGCCGAAGGCGTGGATCGGATAGGTCGGGTTCGGGCACAGGATGACGTCGCCCGGCGCGGTGATCGCCTGCGCCATGTTGGCGAAGCCTTCCTTGGAGCCGAGGGTCGCGACGACCTGGGTCTCCGGGTTCAGCTTCACGCCGAAGCGACGGGCGTAATAGGCGGCCTGGGCGCGGCGCAGGCCCGGAATGCCCTTGGACGAGGAATAGCGGTGGGTGCGCGGGTCCTGGACCACCTCGCACAGCTTGTCGACGATCGCCTTGGGCGTCGGCAGGTCGGGGTTGCCCATGCCAAGGTCAATGATGTCGGCGCCGCCCGCTCGCGCGCTTGCTTTCAAACGGTTGACCTGTTCGAAAACATATGGCGGCAGACGCCGGACCTTGTGAAACTCTTCCATCTCTAACCCCGTTGGGCGCGAAGCCCCTCCGGCGGCCCTGCCGGACGGCGCAAAACTTCGCGCGAATCAAGTAACCGGGTAAGGGCGAAAGCGTTCAAAATGAAGGCGCCCGCCCGCGCCGGCGGCCCGAAGGCCGTCTTCCGCTTTGCTGCCAAACGGCAAGAAACGCAAGCGCTATTTCGTGCCTTCGATTTCCGCGAGCGCCGCCTTGCCGTGGTTGTCGCGCAGGGCCTGCAGTTCGGCAAGCTGGCGGCGGTATTCCGCCTCGGAAATGGCGCCGGACTTGCGGCGATGGGACAGCGCCGTCAGGCGCGCGCCGTAGTCGGCGGCTTCCTCGTCGCTCATCTGCTGCGTCTCGGCGGTGACGACGGCGGTAATGTCGGGGTAGACGGCCGCCCGGTTGGCGCCGACATTCACCGTGGCGGGCGCTTCGGAGGACGAGGCGCAGGCAGCCAGCATGAACGGCGCGCCGGCCACGAGAAGGACGGCGCTCAAGCGCCTGAATTTGAACGCCATGTGGCTGTATGCTCCTGTCGAAACGGCCGTTCCCGATATTGCCGCGAAAGGCTTTGAGGCCCTTGTAATCTGTTTCGGACCGAATGTAAAAATACAAAAGTGACAATAAAATCGGGAGGGAGCTATGGCCGAGAAAAGCAAAGCGGGGGAACGCGATGCGGCCGGTGACAAGCCCGGTTTCCAGGCATTCGATCCCGCCGCGATCGAGCCCTATATCGTCAAGGATCCGGAGGCGCTGACGGTCAATATCGCTCGCACGGTCGAGCAACTGGGCAAGGCGGCATCCGCCTGGCTCGCCCCGCGCGAAAGCGGCGAGAAGGTCGATACCGTCGCCGAGCCGATGGTCGACATGGTGAAGACCCTTTCCAAGGTCTCGGAATACTGGCTGACCGACCCGCGCCGCACGCTCGAGGCGCAGACCATGCTGCTCGGCAGCTATTTCAACATCTGGTCGCGAACGCTCACCAAGCTCGGCGGCCAGGAGGTCGACGCGGCGCCCGATCCGCATGCCAAGGACAAGCGCTTCACCGACGAGGACTGGGTGAAGAACCCCTTCTTCGACTTCCTGCGGCAGGCCTATTTCGTCACCTCCGACTGGGCGGAAAAACTGGTGGCCGACGCCGAAGGCCTCGACGAGCACACGCGCCACAAGGCCGGCTTCTATGTGAAGCAGATCGCCAGCGCCGTCTCGCCGACCAACTTCATCACCACCAACCCGCAGCTCTATCGCGAGACCGTCGCCGCGAACGGCGCCAACCTCGTGCGCGGCATGAAGATGCTGGCCGAGGACATCGCCGCCGGCAAGGGCGACCTCAAGCTGCGCCAGACCGACACCAGCAAGTTCGCCGTCGGCGAGAACATGGCGCTGACGCCGGGCAAGGTGCTGGCGCAGAGCGACGTCTGCCAGGTCATCCAGTACGACGCGACGACGGACAAGGTGCTGAAGCGCCCGCTGCTCATCTGCCCGCCGTGGATCAACAAGTTCTACATCCTCGACCTCAACCCGGCGAAATCCTTCATCAAGTGGGCGGTCGACCAGGGCCACACGGTCTTCGTCATCTCCTGGGTCAATCCGGACGAGCGCCATGCCGGCAAGGATTGGGAATCCTATGCCCGCGAGGGCGTCGGCTTC
This region includes:
- a CDS encoding alpha/beta hydrolase translates to MAEKSKAGERDAAGDKPGFQAFDPAAIEPYIVKDPEALTVNIARTVEQLGKAASAWLAPRESGEKVDTVAEPMVDMVKTLSKVSEYWLTDPRRTLEAQTMLLGSYFNIWSRTLTKLGGQEVDAAPDPHAKDKRFTDEDWVKNPFFDFLRQAYFVTSDWAEKLVADAEGLDEHTRHKAGFYVKQIASAVSPTNFITTNPQLYRETVAANGANLVRGMKMLAEDIAAGKGDLKLRQTDTSKFAVGENMALTPGKVLAQSDVCQVIQYDATTDKVLKRPLLICPPWINKFYILDLNPAKSFIKWAVDQGHTVFVISWVNPDERHAGKDWESYAREGVGFALDTIKQATGEDEVNAIGYCVGGTLLAATLALHGQEGDKRIRTATLFTTQVDFTHAGDLKVFADEDQIDVIERGMKATGYLDGSKMATAFNMLRASELIWPYFVNNYLKGQEPMPFDLLYWNSDSTRMPAANHSFYLRNCYLNNTLAKGEMTLAGKKLSLTDVKIPIYNLAAKEDHIAPAKSVFVGSKFFGGKVTYVMAGSGHIAGVVNPPDKMKYQFWTGGPVKGEFEDWVKKAEETPGSWWPHWHEWIKAEDDRMVPARKTGGTMNSIEEAPGSYVRVRV
- a CDS encoding LL-diaminopimelate aminotransferase, whose amino-acid sequence is MEEFHKVRRLPPYVFEQVNRLKASARAGGADIIDLGMGNPDLPTPKAIVDKLCEVVQDPRTHRYSSSKGIPGLRRAQAAYYARRFGVKLNPETQVVATLGSKEGFANMAQAITAPGDVILCPNPTYPIHAFGFLMTGGVIRSISVEPDESFFPPLERAVRHSIPKPLALILNYPSNPTAQVATLDFYKDVIAFAKKHDIIVLSDLAYSEIYFDDTPPPSVLEVPGAMDITVEFTSMSKTFSMPGWRMGFAVGNERLIAALTRVKSYLDYGAFTPIQVAATHALNGDGSDIAEVRNVYKRRRDVMVETFGKAGFEVPPPAATMFAWAKIPEKFRHLGSLEFSKLLVEKADVAVAPGVGFGELGDDYVRLALVENEHRIRQAARNIKKFLSTADETMHNVISLNAHR